The DNA window TCTATGGCGTGGGCGTCTCACTGCCTTTCGATCGTCGGCAGGAATCCGAGGCCGATTTCATCGGGCTGCGGTTGATGGCACAGGCCGGCTACGATCCGCGCGAGGCCGTGGCGTTCTGGGAACGGATGAGCGGCTGCCCGCGGGCCATGATCAACAAACTGTGCTTCCGGTCGCAACAGGCGATACCGGAGTTCCTGTCCACGCACCCGTCCGACGTGACCCGAATCAATCAAATTGAGGCATGGATTCCGGACGCGCTCAAATACTATCATCCGCCGACCCAGAGCCCGGCCCATCCATTGGGTCCGATCCAGCCCTACCGTCCTCCGGTCGGGCCGATGCCGGAGGCGCCGTTACCAACCGGGTGAGCGGGGCAACCCGCCGAACGGAGACAGATGTGAACCATACGACACAGCCGGGTTATTCAATAAGACCCTCCATGACGCTGGCGGAAGCAGTCGGAGAGTCTTTTTCAATATCCTGCCAAAGGGGTTACGCGTGCCACGACGTACTGACATTCGCTCCATTCTGCTGATCGGTTCCGGCCCTATCATCATCGGCCAAGCCTGCGAGTTCGACTATTCCGGAACGCAAGCCTGCAAGGCGCTGAAGGAGGAAGGCTACCGGGTCATCCTGATCAACAGCAATCCGGCCACGATCATGACCGATCCCGACTTCGCCGACCGCACCTACGTCGAGCCCATTACGCTGGACGTGGTGGAGAAGGTCATCGAATGCGAGCGACCCGACGCACTGTTGCCGACGATGGGCGGACAGACTGCGCTGAATACGGCCATCGGCCTCGCCAAGCGGGGGGTGCTGGCCAAGTATGGCGTCAGGCTCATCGGCGCCTCGGTCGAGGCCATCCACAAGGCCGAGGATCGCGACGCGTTCCGCCAGGCCATGTGGAAGATCGGACTGAGAGTGCCGGATAGCGGAGTCGCAACGTCTCTCGCGGAAGCCGAGGAACAACTCAAACGCATCGGGTTCCCCGCGATCGTCCGGCCGTCATTTACCCTGGGCGGCACCGGTGGGAACATCGCCTACAACGTCGAGGAATTCCGCAAACACGTCGAGTGGGGCCTCGCCATGAGCCCGGTCCGGCAGGTGTTGATCGAACAATCGGTCATCGGCTGGAAAGAGTTCGAGTTGGAGGTCATGCGCGATCTCAAGGACAACGTGGTCATCGTCTGCCCGATCGAGAACCTCGATCCGATGGGCGTGCACACCGGCGACAGCATCACGGTCGCGCCGGCCATCACCTTGACCGACCGGGAGTACCAGCGGCTCCGCGACGCCTCGGTGCGGATCATTCGCGAGATCGGCGTAGATACCGGGGGCTCCAACATCCAGTTCGGTATCAATCCCGCCAATGGCGAGATGGTCGTCATCGAGATGAACCCGCGGGTCTCGCGCAGTTCGGCCCTGGCCTCGAAGGCCACCGGATTCCCCATCGCCAAGATCGCGGCGAAGCTGGCGGTCGGCTATACGTTGGATGAGATTACCAACGATATTACCGGGGTGACGAAGGCCTCCTTCGAGCCGACGATCGACTATGTCGTCGTCAAGATCCCGCGGTTTGCCTTTCAGAAGTTCCCCGGCGCCGATCCCACATTGACGACGCAGATGAAGTCGGTCGGCGAGGTCATGGCGATCGGCCGAACCTTCAAAGAATCGCTTCAGAAGGCGATCCGTTCGATGGAAGTCGATCAGTTCGGTCTGATGTCCAAGATGAACCTCGACGGCGGGGTCCCGGCCGACCTCGATCGGGAAGCGGCCATGACGCAAGTGCGCAACGCAGTCCGCACCCCGCTGCCGGATCGCCTCTGGCGGCTTGCCGACGGAATGCGGCTCGGTATGACGAACGACGAACTATTCGGGCTGACGAAAATCGACCCCTGGTTCCTCGGCCAGATTCGGGAGATCGTGGAATTCGAATCGAAGCTTGTGGCCTGCCGGCCTCAGGCACGGACACAGGGGCTCGAGCCGGTACTCCTCACGGAGGCCAAGACACTCGGCTTCTCGGACGAGCGGATTGCCCAGTTGGTCGGTGTGGATCAGGCGACCGTGCGAGGCTGGCGATTGGCTTTCGCGGGCGGGCCGGCCGGGCGAGGCGTCACCTATAAACGGGTCGACACCTGCGCGGCGGAATTTGAGGCTCACACGCCGTATCTCTATTCGACCTATGAGCAGGAATGCGAATCGCGGCCGACCGATAAAAAGAAAGTCATTATCCTGGGCGGCGGCCCGAACCGGATCGGGCAGGGGATCGAGTTCGATTACTGTTGTGTCCATGCCGCCATGGCGCTGCGGGAAGAGGGGATTGAGACCATCATGGTCAACTGCAATCCCGAGACCGTCAGCACGGACTACGACACGTCCGATCGACTGTACTTCGAGCCGCTGACCGAGGAAGACGTGCTCAACATCGTGCAGCGCGAACAGCCGATGGGCGTCGTCTTGCAATTCGGCGGGCAAACGCCCCTGAAGCTCGCGCTCTCGCTTTCACGAGCCGGCGTGACGATTCTCGGCACCAGCCCGGATGCGATCGACCGTGCCGAGGACCGCGAGCGGTTCCGCGACTTGCTCAACAAGCTGGGCCTTCGCCAGGCAGAGAGCGGAACGGCGCGCTCCGTCGAAGAAGCGGTGGCCATCGCCTCGCGCATCACCTATCCGGTGATGGTACGCCCGTCCTACGTACTCGGCGGCCGAGCGATG is part of the Nitrospiraceae bacterium genome and encodes:
- the carB gene encoding carbamoyl-phosphate synthase large subunit → MPRRTDIRSILLIGSGPIIIGQACEFDYSGTQACKALKEEGYRVILINSNPATIMTDPDFADRTYVEPITLDVVEKVIECERPDALLPTMGGQTALNTAIGLAKRGVLAKYGVRLIGASVEAIHKAEDRDAFRQAMWKIGLRVPDSGVATSLAEAEEQLKRIGFPAIVRPSFTLGGTGGNIAYNVEEFRKHVEWGLAMSPVRQVLIEQSVIGWKEFELEVMRDLKDNVVIVCPIENLDPMGVHTGDSITVAPAITLTDREYQRLRDASVRIIREIGVDTGGSNIQFGINPANGEMVVIEMNPRVSRSSALASKATGFPIAKIAAKLAVGYTLDEITNDITGVTKASFEPTIDYVVVKIPRFAFQKFPGADPTLTTQMKSVGEVMAIGRTFKESLQKAIRSMEVDQFGLMSKMNLDGGVPADLDREAAMTQVRNAVRTPLPDRLWRLADGMRLGMTNDELFGLTKIDPWFLGQIREIVEFESKLVACRPQARTQGLEPVLLTEAKTLGFSDERIAQLVGVDQATVRGWRLAFAGGPAGRGVTYKRVDTCAAEFEAHTPYLYSTYEQECESRPTDKKKVIILGGGPNRIGQGIEFDYCCVHAAMALREEGIETIMVNCNPETVSTDYDTSDRLYFEPLTEEDVLNIVQREQPMGVVLQFGGQTPLKLALSLSRAGVTILGTSPDAIDRAEDRERFRDLLNKLGLRQAESGTARSVEEAVAIASRITYPVMVRPSYVLGGRAMQIVYDETGLLAYMGSAVKASDKHPVLIDKYLRDAIEVDADAISDGKTVVVAGIMEHIEEAGVHSGDSACSLPPYTLQPSTIEEIRRQMTALALELGVIGLMNAQFAVKDDVIYVLEVNPRGSRTVPFVSKAIGKPLAKLAMKVMVGKSLQQQGFTTAPAPRHLSVKEAVFPFTKFAGVDVLLGPEMKSTGEVMGIDSDFGWAFVKSQAGAGAMLPTGGTAFISVKQEDRELACDVARRLTKLGFRITATSGTAEYLKEQGMAVETVNKVHEGRPHVVDHIKNGEVALVVNTVRTATAQADSLSIRREALHKGVPYYTTMRGALAATMGIEALVKKGLAIRALQEYHRV